The Paracoccus aminovorans genome has a window encoding:
- a CDS encoding sarcosine oxidase subunit delta codes for MLIPHPLLGLRDSEEFSYLGDATLLERPDGMAADAPQRFYEYQHLRDNPAGVHRELWFHEQGDRSWLVVTRNTVTHEILGAELARDVKLAMAKGGAA; via the coding sequence ATGCTGATCCCCCATCCCCTGCTTGGCCTGCGCGACTCGGAAGAGTTCTCGTATCTCGGCGATGCCACCCTGCTGGAGCGTCCCGACGGCATGGCCGCCGACGCGCCGCAGCGCTTCTATGAATACCAGCACCTGCGCGACAACCCGGCCGGCGTCCACCGCGAGCTGTGGTTCCACGAACAGGGCGACCGCAGCTGGCTGGTCGTCACCCGCAACACCGTCACGCACGAGATCCTGGGCGCCGAACTGGCCCGCGACGTGAAGCTGGCGATGGCGAAAGGCGGTGCGGCATGA
- a CDS encoding heme-dependent oxidative N-demethylase family protein produces the protein MTISFNKETFRGDYSYHNSPAAIRRFPFPFDRDEYMYSVNMEPHRAAGPDHSVFQSRFDVDEHYVSEMEDRAITLSRDPGRCQSLPHMTLAGWDVLELIMVSKSEDYPDLFELHRDGDRWRWVNKPLGIDDTFTFLDESTLPYGPLEYITRQTQGDFAVLDQRENNLWMDAGMVTSQADWSLDFDIGMNFFEWHAPVPRAAEMGIFQRALKFLLNVQQDSPARRLNWTMTVNPRLDTSPETYPEWGPEKRTLTPENVGEKQFLRVELQTFFRLPRSNGLLFPIRCYLCALQDIVTVPKWGRRLHRVIRDVPDDLATYKGFLVNKPLIVEYLSKFDDGAPTSPGIYPD, from the coding sequence ATGACCATTTCCTTCAACAAGGAAACCTTCCGCGGCGACTACAGCTATCACAATTCGCCCGCCGCGATCCGCCGCTTTCCCTTCCCCTTCGACCGCGACGAATACATGTATTCGGTCAATATGGAGCCGCATCGCGCCGCCGGCCCCGACCACAGCGTGTTCCAGAGCCGTTTCGACGTGGACGAACACTATGTGTCCGAGATGGAGGATCGTGCCATCACCCTGTCCCGCGACCCCGGCCGCTGCCAGTCGCTGCCGCACATGACGCTTGCGGGCTGGGACGTGCTGGAACTGATCATGGTCTCGAAATCCGAGGATTACCCGGACCTGTTCGAGCTGCACCGCGACGGCGACCGCTGGCGCTGGGTGAACAAGCCGCTGGGCATCGACGACACGTTTACCTTTCTTGACGAAAGCACCCTGCCCTATGGGCCGCTGGAATACATCACCCGCCAGACCCAGGGCGATTTCGCCGTGCTGGACCAGCGCGAGAACAACCTGTGGATGGATGCCGGCATGGTGACCTCGCAGGCCGACTGGAGCCTGGATTTCGACATCGGCATGAACTTCTTCGAATGGCACGCGCCGGTGCCGCGCGCGGCCGAGATGGGGATCTTCCAGCGCGCGCTGAAATTCCTGCTGAACGTCCAGCAGGACAGCCCGGCGCGCCGGCTGAACTGGACCATGACCGTGAACCCGCGCCTGGACACCAGCCCCGAGACCTATCCCGAATGGGGCCCGGAAAAGCGGACGCTGACGCCGGAAAACGTGGGCGAGAAGCAGTTCCTGCGCGTCGAGTTGCAGACCTTCTTCCGGTTGCCGCGCTCGAACGGGCTGCTGTTCCCGATCCGCTGCTATCTCTGCGCGCTGCAGGACATCGTGACGGTGCCGAAATGGGGCCGCCGGCTGCATCGGGTGATCCGCGACGTGCCGGACGACCTGGCGACCTACAAGGGTTTCCTGGTCAACAAGCCGCTGATCGTCGAATACCTGTCGAAATTCGACGACGGCGCCCCGACCTCGCCCGGCATCTACCCGGACTGA
- a CDS encoding PDR/VanB family oxidoreductase has translation MQPLKLTAKEALSPRITRFRFEHPEGARLPLFSGGAHVMVEMQDGDILRRNAYSLISDPEDGSGYEIAVQREDQGRGGSLFMHEQAQPGMVMNIGNPVNLFGLNLMARKHLLIAGGVGITPFLAQIRELTRLGAAYELHYAVRERDELAALPLLPEGVHAHVSAEGSRLDLDALLSSQPLGTHLYVCASDRMITTVLDSAASLGWPRDALHSEEFLAPAPGEPFEVHCARSHRTLTVGAHESLLEALENAGIDAPWLCRGGACGQCETDVVACDGTIDHHDHWLEPEERDRKIMPCVSRFRGKLLTIDR, from the coding sequence ATGCAACCGCTGAAACTGACTGCCAAGGAAGCGCTTTCGCCCCGGATCACCCGCTTCCGCTTCGAACATCCCGAGGGCGCGCGGCTGCCGCTGTTTTCCGGCGGCGCCCATGTCATGGTCGAGATGCAGGACGGCGACATCCTGCGCCGCAACGCCTATTCGCTGATCTCGGACCCCGAGGACGGCTCGGGCTACGAAATCGCCGTGCAGCGCGAGGACCAGGGCCGGGGCGGCTCGCTGTTCATGCACGAGCAGGCGCAGCCGGGCATGGTGATGAACATCGGCAATCCGGTGAACCTGTTCGGGCTGAACCTGATGGCCCGCAAGCACCTGCTGATCGCCGGGGGCGTCGGCATCACCCCCTTCCTGGCCCAGATCCGCGAACTGACCCGGCTGGGCGCCGCCTACGAGCTGCATTACGCCGTGCGCGAGCGCGACGAGCTGGCCGCGCTGCCGCTGCTGCCCGAGGGCGTCCATGCCCATGTCAGCGCCGAGGGCTCGCGCCTGGACCTGGACGCGCTGCTGTCCTCGCAGCCGCTGGGCACGCATCTTTACGTCTGCGCCTCGGACCGGATGATCACCACGGTGCTGGACAGCGCCGCCTCGCTGGGCTGGCCCAGGGATGCGCTGCATTCCGAGGAATTCCTGGCCCCCGCCCCCGGCGAGCCCTTCGAGGTGCATTGCGCGCGCTCCCACCGCACCCTGACCGTCGGCGCGCATGAAAGCCTGCTGGAAGCCCTTGAAAACGCCGGCATCGACGCGCCCTGGCTGTGCCGGGGCGGCGCCTGCGGGCAATGCGAAACCGATGTGGTCGCCTGCGACGGCACCATCGACCACCACGACCACTGGCTGGAACCCGAGGAGCGGGATCGCAAGATCATGCCCTGCGTCTCGCGTTTCCGGGGCAAGCTTCTGACCATCGACCGATAG
- a CDS encoding aminomethyltransferase family protein: MTNSWRFSMLADRHRALGSQLEDWNGMGTAWSYTSGDPDTEYMAIRTKAGLMDVSGLKKLHLVGSAASHVIERATTRNVEKLMPGRSVYACMLNDGGKFIDDCVIYRTGPNAFMVVHGAGAGHEQLAAYTNGRDVAMRTDDNLHDLSLQGPLAVDYLAKHVPGIRDLPYFAHMQTSLFGKPVMISRTGYTGERGYEIFVRGQDAGEVWDRILEEGKEMGIIPCRFTTLDLLRTESYLLFYPYDNSDAYPFDDQPGGDTLWELGLDFTVSPGKTGFRGADEHYRLKGKERFKIWGLKLEGDKVPGNGAPVMRDGKQVGVVTQAMYSPLNKWNVAIARLPVDCANEGTKLTVNCATHGEIAATTAPMPFFDPDKKRRTAKG, from the coding sequence ATGACGAATTCCTGGCGTTTCTCGATGCTCGCCGACCGCCACCGCGCCCTGGGCTCCCAGCTCGAGGACTGGAACGGCATGGGCACCGCCTGGTCCTATACCTCGGGCGACCCGGATACCGAATACATGGCGATCCGCACCAAAGCCGGGTTGATGGATGTCTCGGGCCTGAAGAAGCTGCACCTGGTCGGCTCGGCCGCCAGCCATGTGATCGAGCGCGCCACCACGCGCAACGTGGAAAAGCTGATGCCGGGCCGCTCGGTCTATGCCTGCATGCTGAACGACGGCGGCAAGTTCATCGACGACTGCGTGATCTATCGCACCGGGCCGAACGCCTTCATGGTGGTCCACGGCGCCGGCGCCGGCCATGAGCAGCTGGCCGCCTATACCAACGGCCGCGACGTGGCGATGCGCACCGACGACAACCTGCACGACCTGTCGCTGCAGGGCCCGCTGGCCGTCGACTATCTGGCAAAGCATGTGCCCGGCATCCGCGACCTGCCCTATTTCGCGCATATGCAGACCTCGCTTTTCGGCAAGCCGGTGATGATCTCGCGCACCGGCTACACCGGCGAGCGCGGCTACGAGATCTTCGTGCGCGGCCAGGACGCCGGCGAGGTCTGGGACCGCATCCTGGAAGAGGGCAAGGAGATGGGCATCATCCCCTGCCGCTTCACCACGCTGGACCTGCTGCGGACCGAAAGCTACCTGCTGTTCTATCCCTACGACAACTCGGACGCCTATCCGTTCGACGACCAGCCGGGCGGGGATACGCTGTGGGAACTGGGGCTGGACTTCACCGTCTCGCCCGGCAAGACCGGCTTCCGCGGCGCGGACGAGCACTATCGGCTGAAGGGCAAGGAGCGCTTCAAGATCTGGGGCCTGAAGCTGGAAGGCGACAAGGTGCCCGGCAACGGCGCCCCGGTGATGCGCGACGGCAAGCAGGTCGGCGTGGTCACGCAGGCCATGTATTCGCCGCTGAACAAGTGGAACGTCGCCATCGCCCGCCTGCCGGTCGATTGCGCGAACGAGGGCACCAAGCTGACCGTGAACTGCGCCACCCATGGCGAGATCGCGGCCACCACGGCGCCGATGCCCTTCTTCGACCCGGACAAGAAGCGCCGCACCGCCAAGGGCTGA
- a CDS encoding GlxA family transcriptional regulator, which yields MQDEPLRIGFILTPEYSLMSLTAAVEPLRAANQLAGRTLYRPSYHSVPGGFAASTSGGGFDTATLPEPAGLDLALVVAGGNPLRYDDPALARGLRALQARKVRLGGISGGAAILARLGLMEGRRFTLHWAHIDALAEHRPDLLIERALYVIDRDRYSCAGGVAALDMMCALIARDHGAGFARQVAEWFIHPRARNADEPQQSPVAERFDLRHPLLAQAVDLMFSHLADPLSPEQIAAQVGCSPRQLQRLFNDQLGSSMMEFYREMRLRKADELVQQTALSMLDVALVTGFASAAHFSRSYAARFGMPPTRRRQAARRRDQSG from the coding sequence ATGCAAGACGAACCGCTGCGAATCGGCTTCATCCTGACGCCGGAATATTCCCTGATGTCGCTGACCGCGGCGGTCGAACCGCTGCGGGCCGCGAACCAGCTGGCAGGCCGGACGCTGTATCGGCCCAGCTATCATTCGGTGCCGGGGGGCTTTGCCGCCTCGACCTCGGGCGGCGGGTTCGACACCGCCACCCTGCCCGAGCCCGCGGGCCTGGACCTGGCGCTGGTCGTCGCCGGCGGCAACCCGCTGCGCTATGACGACCCGGCGCTGGCGCGGGGGCTGCGGGCGCTGCAGGCGCGCAAGGTCCGGCTGGGCGGCATCTCGGGCGGGGCCGCGATCCTGGCGCGGCTGGGGCTGATGGAGGGCCGGCGCTTCACCCTGCACTGGGCCCATATCGATGCACTGGCCGAGCATCGGCCGGACCTGCTGATCGAGCGCGCGCTCTACGTCATCGACCGCGACCGCTACAGCTGCGCCGGCGGGGTCGCGGCGCTGGACATGATGTGCGCGCTGATCGCCCGCGACCATGGCGCGGGTTTCGCCCGGCAGGTCGCCGAATGGTTCATCCACCCGCGCGCCCGCAATGCCGACGAACCCCAGCAATCCCCGGTTGCCGAACGCTTCGACCTGCGCCACCCTCTGCTGGCCCAGGCCGTGGACCTGATGTTCAGCCACCTGGCCGACCCGCTCTCGCCCGAGCAGATCGCGGCGCAGGTCGGCTGCAGCCCGCGGCAGTTGCAGAGGTTGTTCAACGATCAACTGGGGTCCTCGATGATGGAATTCTATCGCGAGATGCGGTTGCGCAAGGCGGATGAGCTGGTTCAGCAGACGGCGCTGTCCATGCTGGACGTGGCGCTGGTGACGGGGTTCGCCAGCGCCGCCCATTTCTCGCGGTCCTATGCGGCGCGGTTCGGGATGCCCCCGACGCGCCGCAGGCAGGCCGCCCGGCGGCGGGATCAGTCCGGGTAG
- a CDS encoding sarcosine oxidase subunit beta family protein gives MRYSGFRVIKEALTGHKGWKPIWRNPDPQPAYDYVIVGGGGHGLATAYYLATTFKKARIAVLEKSWLGSGNIGRNTTIIRSNYMLPGNEPFYEFSMKLWENLEQEFNFNAMVSQRGILNLCHTDAQRDAFRRRGNAMIFAGADAELLDREGVRRMYPWLNFDNARFPIKGGLLQRRAGTARHDGVAWGYARGADLAGVDLIQNCEVTGFRIEGGKIRGVETSRGYIAAGKVGVAVAGSSGRVMAQAGMRLPIESHVLQAFVSEGLKPTIDGVITFGAGHFYVSQSDKGGLVFGGDIDGYNSYAQRGNMAVIEDVAQGGMALMPAIGRARLLRVWGGIMDMSMDGSPIIDKTPVEGLYLNAGWCYGGFKATPASGYAFAHLLATDTPHDTAKAYRLDRFARGYPIDEKGMGATPNLH, from the coding sequence GTGAGATATTCGGGTTTTCGCGTCATCAAGGAGGCCCTGACGGGCCATAAGGGCTGGAAGCCGATCTGGCGCAATCCCGATCCCCAGCCCGCTTATGACTATGTCATCGTGGGCGGCGGAGGGCATGGCCTCGCAACGGCCTATTACCTGGCCACCACCTTCAAGAAGGCCCGCATCGCGGTGCTTGAGAAAAGCTGGCTCGGCTCGGGCAACATCGGGCGCAACACCACCATCATCCGCTCGAACTACATGCTGCCGGGCAACGAGCCGTTCTATGAATTCTCGATGAAGCTCTGGGAGAACCTGGAGCAGGAATTCAACTTCAACGCCATGGTCAGCCAGCGCGGCATCCTGAACCTGTGCCACACCGACGCGCAGCGCGACGCCTTCCGCCGCCGCGGCAACGCCATGATCTTCGCCGGGGCCGATGCGGAACTCTTGGACCGCGAAGGCGTGCGGCGCATGTATCCCTGGCTGAACTTCGACAATGCGCGCTTCCCGATCAAGGGTGGGCTGCTGCAGCGCCGGGCCGGGACGGCGCGCCACGACGGCGTCGCCTGGGGCTATGCCCGCGGCGCCGACCTGGCCGGCGTGGACCTGATCCAGAACTGCGAAGTCACCGGCTTCCGCATCGAGGGCGGCAAGATCCGCGGCGTCGAGACCTCGCGCGGCTATATCGCCGCCGGCAAGGTCGGCGTGGCGGTGGCGGGCTCGTCGGGCCGGGTCATGGCCCAGGCGGGCATGCGCCTGCCGATCGAAAGCCACGTGCTGCAAGCCTTCGTCTCCGAGGGGCTGAAGCCGACCATCGACGGCGTCATCACCTTCGGCGCCGGGCATTTCTACGTCAGCCAGTCCGACAAGGGCGGGTTGGTCTTCGGCGGCGACATCGACGGCTACAACTCCTATGCCCAACGCGGCAACATGGCGGTGATCGAGGACGTGGCCCAGGGCGGCATGGCCCTGATGCCGGCCATCGGCCGGGCGCGGCTGCTGCGGGTCTGGGGCGGCATCATGGACATGTCCATGGACGGCTCGCCCATCATCGACAAGACGCCTGTCGAGGGCCTGTATCTGAATGCCGGCTGGTGCTACGGCGGCTTCAAGGCCACGCCCGCCAGCGGCTATGCCTTCGCGCATCTTCTGGCCACCGACACGCCGCACGACACCGCCAAGGCCTATCGGCTGGACCGGTTCGCGCGCGGCTATCCCATCGACGAAAAAGGCATGGGCGCCACGCCCAATCTGCATTGA
- the folD gene encoding bifunctional methylenetetrahydrofolate dehydrogenase/methenyltetrahydrofolate cyclohydrolase FolD gives MSDIIDGKLFSSGVRGRVAASVSELKARGIVPGLAVVLVGEDPASQVYVRNKGIQTREAGMESFEHKLDASVSQEELLALVARLNADPAVHGILVQLPLPGHMDAEAVINAIDPQKDVDGFHILNVGLLGTGQKSMVPCTPLGCLLMLKDRLGDLAGLNAVVVGRSNIVGKPMAQLLLKESCTVTIAHSRTKDLAAVCRGADILVAAVGRPRMIPGDWVKPGATVIDVGINRIEEGGKTRLVGDVDYDSAAQVAGAITPVPGGVGPMTIACLLANTLTACCRANGLPDPELVGTEETVA, from the coding sequence ATGAGCGATATCATTGACGGGAAGTTGTTTTCGTCTGGGGTTCGGGGCCGTGTTGCGGCTTCGGTTTCGGAGCTGAAGGCGCGGGGGATCGTTCCCGGGCTTGCGGTGGTTCTGGTGGGCGAGGATCCGGCGAGCCAGGTCTATGTCAGGAACAAGGGCATCCAGACCCGCGAGGCCGGCATGGAAAGCTTCGAGCACAAGCTCGACGCCTCTGTCTCGCAAGAGGAACTGCTGGCGCTGGTCGCCAGGCTCAATGCCGACCCGGCCGTGCACGGCATCCTGGTGCAGCTGCCGCTGCCCGGCCACATGGACGCCGAGGCGGTCATCAACGCCATCGACCCCCAGAAGGACGTGGACGGGTTCCACATCCTGAACGTCGGCCTCTTGGGCACCGGGCAGAAGAGCATGGTGCCCTGCACGCCGCTGGGCTGCCTGCTGATGCTCAAGGACCGGCTGGGCGATCTGGCGGGGCTGAACGCGGTGGTCGTGGGACGCTCGAACATCGTCGGCAAGCCGATGGCGCAACTGCTGCTGAAGGAAAGCTGCACCGTCACCATCGCGCACAGCCGCACCAAGGACCTGGCCGCGGTCTGCCGCGGCGCCGACATCCTGGTCGCCGCCGTCGGCCGGCCGCGGATGATCCCCGGCGACTGGGTCAAGCCCGGCGCCACGGTGATCGACGTCGGCATCAACCGCATCGAGGAAGGCGGCAAGACCCGGCTGGTCGGCGATGTCGACTACGACAGCGCCGCCCAGGTCGCCGGTGCCATCACCCCGGTGCCGGGCGGCGTCGGGCCGATGACCATCGCCTGCCTGCTGGCCAATACGCTGACCGCCTGCTGCCGGGCCAACGGCCTGCCCGACCCCGAGCTGGTGGGCACCGAGGAAACCGTCGCCTGA
- a CDS encoding sarcosine oxidase subunit gamma yields the protein MTDLTPICALGAAVPQSRRIGAVTLTENAELGLASLALRRGGTAPDLGLALPGPGGWAEGGGIAAFWTGPDQWMVEFPGRAAEDVAALLAAPGCSVTEQTDGFVAFEIQAPEPALLALLSKLVNVDPARFGPGAATRTGFHHMSVFVIRRAADRLALLGMRSAAGTIWHALVEAAERQEEMA from the coding sequence GTGACTGATCTCACGCCAATCTGCGCCCTGGGCGCGGCGGTGCCGCAATCCCGCCGGATCGGGGCCGTGACCCTGACCGAGAACGCCGAGCTGGGCCTGGCCTCGCTGGCCCTGCGCCGGGGCGGCACCGCGCCCGACCTGGGCCTGGCCCTGCCCGGCCCTGGCGGCTGGGCCGAGGGCGGCGGCATCGCCGCCTTCTGGACCGGGCCGGACCAGTGGATGGTCGAATTCCCGGGCCGCGCCGCCGAGGACGTGGCGGCGCTTCTCGCCGCGCCCGGCTGCTCGGTGACCGAGCAGACCGACGGTTTCGTCGCCTTCGAGATCCAGGCGCCCGAGCCCGCGCTGCTGGCGCTGCTGTCGAAGCTGGTCAACGTCGATCCGGCGCGCTTCGGACCCGGCGCGGCCACCCGCACCGGGTTTCACCACATGAGCGTCTTCGTCATCCGCCGCGCGGCGGACCGGCTTGCGCTGCTGGGCATGCGCTCGGCCGCCGGCACCATCTGGCACGCCTTGGTCGAGGCCGCCGAACGCCAAGAGGAAATGGCATGA
- a CDS encoding dimethylamine monooxygenase subunit DmmA family protein, with product MTSPPTTPYTSRPVYAPLEPRPCRSAVMIVDDAGAAALVALAEKAPELMPKATVLHVQDGFSMAPALRALNPASLVEIASTAALSPALGQVLARAEMGLQAFLAGSEGLIGQAQAQLLAAGLPLGAIQGEHRGTAARRMQCVHCKTIAEDVTVDPYTCPGCGRALYVRDHFSRRLGAFQGVCIDAETPGDVPEPVEIRL from the coding sequence ATGACTTCGCCGCCGACAACCCCCTATACCAGCCGTCCGGTCTATGCGCCGCTGGAACCGCGTCCCTGCCGCAGCGCCGTGATGATCGTCGATGACGCGGGCGCGGCGGCGCTGGTCGCCCTTGCCGAAAAGGCGCCGGAGCTGATGCCCAAGGCCACCGTGCTGCATGTGCAGGACGGGTTTTCGATGGCCCCGGCGCTGCGCGCGCTGAATCCGGCCAGCCTGGTCGAGATCGCCTCGACCGCCGCGCTATCCCCCGCCCTGGGCCAGGTCCTGGCCCGGGCCGAGATGGGGCTGCAAGCCTTTCTCGCCGGCTCCGAGGGGCTGATCGGACAGGCGCAGGCGCAGCTTCTGGCCGCCGGCCTGCCGCTGGGCGCCATCCAGGGCGAGCATCGCGGCACCGCCGCGCGCCGGATGCAATGCGTCCATTGCAAGACCATCGCCGAGGACGTGACCGTGGACCCCTATACCTGTCCCGGCTGCGGCCGCGCGCTGTATGTGCGCGACCATTTCTCGCGCCGGCTGGGGGCCTTCCAAGGCGTCTGCATCGACGCCGAAACCCCCGGCGACGTGCCCGAACCCGTGGAGATCCGCCTGTAA
- a CDS encoding sarcosine oxidase subunit alpha family protein: MTRLSGGLIDRNRSLNFTFDGKSYTGHAGDTLASALLANDVRLMGRGFKYHRPRGVFSAGSEEPNALVELRQGNRQEPNTRAPVIELFEGLDARSQNHVGSLGFDLLAVNDLLSPFFAAGFYYKTFMWPRAFWEKFYEPAIRRAAGLGSLSMQADPDAYDSGFLHCDLLVIGGGAAGIAAALTAARAGAQVILADEDFRLGGRLLSESAPLDRPAAEWIAEVEAEFASLPNLRVMRRTTVWGAFDHGIYGALERISDHLPTPGNRVRQTLWRITSKRAILAAGATERHIPFANNDRPGVMLSGAMRAYANRWAVSPAKRVAIFTNNDDGHRTAQDLAAKGVEIAAVVDSRSGGQSLGSYRTIAGGRVTDSKGRLGLTKIEVTQNGRAEWIDCGALGVSGGWNPNLHIASHHRGRPVWNEAAQAFLAEDGNVAGLSIAGAAAGKGSTAQALASGAQAAVAALADIGISAHLPDLPRGEDAGLNLQPLWHVPGKGRAWVDFQNDVTVKDVKLAYVENLRPVEHLKRWTTLGMATDQGKTANVTALAVMAELTGQSINQTGTTIFRPPYTPVAMSALGGGDTGAHFRPRRLTPTHEWAKSQGAVFVEVGQWMRAQYFPRKGETEWRQTVDREVLATRAGVGICDVTTLGKVDVQGADAGEFLDRVYANAMKSLKVGMVRYGLMLREDGFAWDDGTCARLAEDQYVVTTTTANAGTIYRHMEFCRQCLWPELDVQLISTTDAWAQMSVAGPNARKLLERVVDGFDLSNEAFPFMACANLTVCGGLRARLFRISFSGELAYEIAVPARYGNALMQRMMQQGADLGATPYGTEALGVLRIEKGHAAGNELNGQTTAQMLGMGKMVSTKKDSIGAVLSRREGMVADQRVLVGFQPVNASDPVVAGAHLFAEGAVQDTWNDQGWITSACFSPHVGSGIGLGYLVNGAARMGQVVVAANPLQGQSVRLRVVSAHFVDPEGGRLRD; encoded by the coding sequence ATGACCCGGCTTTCCGGCGGTCTGATCGACCGCAACCGCAGCCTGAACTTCACCTTCGACGGCAAGTCCTATACCGGTCATGCCGGCGACACGCTGGCCTCGGCCCTGCTCGCCAACGATGTCCGGCTGATGGGCCGCGGCTTCAAGTATCACCGCCCGCGCGGCGTCTTCTCGGCCGGCTCGGAAGAGCCGAACGCGCTTGTCGAACTGCGCCAGGGCAACCGGCAGGAGCCGAACACCCGCGCCCCGGTGATCGAGCTGTTCGAGGGGCTGGACGCCCGCAGCCAGAACCACGTCGGCTCGCTGGGCTTCGACCTGCTGGCGGTGAACGACCTGCTGTCGCCCTTCTTCGCGGCGGGGTTCTATTACAAGACCTTCATGTGGCCGCGCGCCTTCTGGGAAAAATTCTACGAGCCGGCGATCCGCCGCGCGGCGGGGCTGGGCAGCCTGTCGATGCAGGCCGATCCCGATGCCTATGACTCGGGCTTCCTGCATTGCGACCTGCTGGTGATCGGCGGCGGCGCGGCCGGGATCGCGGCGGCGCTGACCGCGGCGCGGGCCGGGGCGCAGGTCATCCTGGCGGACGAGGATTTCCGCCTGGGTGGCCGGTTGCTGTCGGAAAGCGCGCCGCTGGACCGGCCGGCGGCCGAATGGATCGCCGAGGTCGAGGCCGAGTTCGCCAGCCTGCCGAACCTGCGCGTCATGCGCCGCACCACGGTCTGGGGCGCCTTCGACCACGGCATCTATGGCGCGCTGGAACGCATCTCGGACCACCTGCCCACCCCGGGCAACCGGGTGCGGCAGACGCTGTGGCGCATCACCTCGAAACGCGCGATCCTGGCCGCCGGCGCGACCGAGCGCCACATCCCCTTCGCCAACAACGACCGGCCCGGCGTGATGCTGTCGGGCGCGATGCGGGCCTATGCCAACCGCTGGGCGGTCAGCCCGGCCAAGCGGGTCGCGATCTTTACCAACAACGACGACGGCCACCGCACCGCGCAGGACCTGGCCGCCAAGGGGGTCGAGATCGCGGCGGTGGTGGATTCGCGCAGCGGCGGCCAGTCGCTGGGCAGCTACCGCACCATCGCCGGCGGCCGTGTCACCGACAGCAAGGGCCGGCTGGGCCTGACCAAGATCGAGGTGACGCAGAACGGCCGCGCGGAATGGATCGACTGCGGCGCGCTCGGCGTCTCGGGCGGCTGGAACCCGAACCTGCACATCGCCTCGCACCATCGCGGCCGGCCGGTCTGGAACGAGGCCGCGCAGGCCTTCCTGGCCGAGGACGGCAATGTCGCGGGCCTGTCCATCGCCGGCGCCGCAGCCGGCAAGGGCTCGACCGCGCAGGCGCTGGCCTCGGGGGCCCAGGCGGCGGTGGCGGCGCTGGCCGACATCGGCATCTCGGCGCATCTGCCCGACCTGCCGCGGGGCGAGGACGCGGGGCTGAACCTGCAACCCCTGTGGCATGTGCCCGGCAAGGGCCGCGCCTGGGTCGATTTCCAGAACGACGTGACCGTCAAGGACGTGAAGCTGGCCTATGTGGAAAACCTGCGCCCGGTCGAGCATCTGAAGCGCTGGACCACGCTCGGGATGGCGACCGACCAGGGCAAGACCGCGAACGTGACCGCGCTTGCCGTGATGGCCGAGCTGACCGGCCAGTCGATCAACCAGACCGGCACCACCATCTTCCGCCCGCCCTATACGCCGGTCGCGATGTCGGCCCTGGGCGGCGGCGACACCGGCGCGCATTTCCGTCCCCGCCGGCTGACGCCCACGCATGAATGGGCGAAATCGCAGGGCGCGGTCTTCGTCGAGGTCGGGCAATGGATGCGGGCGCAATACTTCCCCCGCAAGGGCGAGACCGAGTGGCGCCAGACCGTGGACCGCGAAGTCCTGGCCACCCGCGCGGGCGTCGGCATCTGCGACGTGACCACGCTGGGCAAGGTCGACGTGCAGGGCGCCGATGCCGGCGAGTTCCTGGACAGGGTCTATGCCAATGCGATGAAGTCGCTGAAGGTCGGCATGGTCCGCTATGGGCTGATGCTGCGCGAGGACGGCTTCGCCTGGGACGACGGCACCTGCGCCCGGCTGGCCGAGGACCAGTATGTGGTGACCACCACCACCGCCAACGCCGGCACCATCTATCGCCATATGGAGTTCTGCCGGCAATGCCTCTGGCCCGAGCTGGACGTGCAGCTGATCTCGACCACCGACGCCTGGGCACAGATGTCGGTCGCGGGTCCGAATGCGCGCAAGCTGCTGGAACGCGTCGTGGACGGGTTCGACCTGTCGAACGAGGCCTTCCCCTTCATGGCCTGCGCCAACCTGACGGTTTGCGGCGGTCTGCGGGCGCGGCTGTTCCGCATCAGCTTCTCGGGCGAACTGGCCTATGAGATCGCGGTGCCGGCGCGCTATGGCAATGCGCTGATGCAGCGGATGATGCAGCAGGGGGCCGACCTGGGCGCGACCCCCTACGGCACCGAGGCGCTCGGGGTGCTGCGCATCGAGAAAGGCCACGCCGCCGGCAACGAGCTGAACGGCCAGACCACCGCGCAGATGCTGGGCATGGGCAAGATGGTCTCGACCAAGAAGGACTCGATCGGCGCGGTGCTGTCGCGGCGCGAGGGCATGGTGGCGGATCAGCGGGTGCTGGTCGGTTTCCAGCCGGTCAACGCCTCGGATCCCGTGGTCGCCGGCGCGCATCTCTTTGCCGAGGGCGCGGTCCAGGACACCTGGAACGACCAGGGCTGGATCACTTCGGCCTGCTTCTCGCCCCATGTCGGCAGCGGCATCGGGCTGGGCTATCTGGTGAACGGCGCCGCCCGCATGGGCCAGGTGGTCGTCGCCGCCAACCCGCTGCAAGGTCAGTCCGTGCGCCTGCGCGTGGTCTCGGCCCATTTCGTTGACCCCGAAGGAGGACGCCTTCGTGACTGA